The Neorhodopirellula lusitana DNA window CGCGCCAGCTGCAAATTGGCGTTTTGGCGGGCGAGTTCCAATTGCCAGTCAGGCTTCACCAGCCGGCGCCGGCGTGAGTCGTCCTCGTGGGTAGGCGTGGGTAGGCGTAAAAACCATGTTGTCCAGCACAGTTTCTGAGGTTAAGATGTTGCTATGAAAAGCCTCGCCAACATCACACGTGACTCTGCTGGATGGTCGGTGCGTATTGTCCGCCACGGTGTGCAGCATTCGAAGTACTTTCGGTTTTCCGACGGTGGAATTCGAGCGTCCCTTGCTCGCGCCAAGCAGTGGCGTGATGAACAGATCCATGAGCTAGGTGAGCGGCAATGGCGTAAGGGGCCGCGCAAGAAGGCCGTCAATAACACGTCTGGAGTCGCAGGCGTTAGCCGGAATGTCTACGGCCGCTGGGTTGCCACGTGGCAGGAAGAGGGAGTTCAGCGGTTTAAGACTTTCAAGACAAAGCGAGAGGCCATTGCCCATCGCAAGGCGAACGTTTCGCGGCCAGACTAGACGAGGCCACGTGCTTTGATTGGAGCTTGTTTGGGCTGAGGGTTCGAGTTGATATGAGTGATGCTATTGCGGATCTTGTTGCACTGCGATGCTTCGGTTGGCGTGAACGCCGAGCAGCATCGATCGGGGATCTCCTTTTGCCCGGTGAGTAGCAAGCAGAAGGTAGGGGAAGGTGAACATTCCGCCTAGGAGCACGCTCAAAAACGCGAAGCAGTGCCCCTTCAGCGTAAAGCCTTCGCGCCAGGTGACCCAAGTGGCACCAAGGAAAAGATAGACCAGAAAGTCTGTGTCAAACTGGGATCGCCAGTTGAGTTTCGTCAAGTCTCCTGTTGCGACCGCTGGCCAATTGAGTCCGTGAGAGATCGATGCAAGTACCGTCATGGCATAGATCAGGACGGTCGAGACAAGCAAGAAGGTTCGTAGTGTTTTCATGGATCTTCCATCGGAGCGGTGTCGTCAAGGAGAGCAATGGTCCTCTCACGATCGTATGGCGGTCAAGGCTGTTTCATATTCGCCGTTCATGATCGACCGAGCGGCACTATCAAACCGATTGGCTCTGCGAAAGGAGAGATGGGTCCGATGCGATCGTCTCGTTGCCACAGAGCGAAGGTGATCGCGGGTTGGCACCAGAGAACGTGCGACCGAGGCGATAGGCCATGGCCAACGAGCTGTTTTCTAATGACGAAACCGCGACTAGCGTAAAAAACCTGTTGTGCGTCCGTCAGATCACAGCATTCCACGAATTGTTACGATCGCACATGCTGCGATACCAGCTACGAACGTCATCCAGTTGGGCATCCCAAAGACACATGACCACCAGAGACGCGGCAGGCAAAGAGCGATGGTGAGAACAACCGCACCAACCCACGCAACATGAAAGTACAGCGTCAGCGAAACGAGAGCGTAAGTCAACGGGAGTGGCCAGAAGCCGACTGCGACGCCGAGAAGCTCTTCGCGTTCCATTTGGTTAGGCCGCACGACGGAAGGTTTTTACGATACCGCCCTAAACGAAGCGAGCGATGCCTGAACTTCAAGCGATTCTACCAAGGTCAGCCCGCGTCGCCAAACATGGAAGGTGTGCCGCAGGCCTAGCGTAAAAACCATGTTGTGCGTCTCTTGGACTAGCGAAGACGCATCCATTGCAGCAGATAAACAGACGACCGCGAAACATTCGTGCAGATTCGTGCAGATTCGTGTAATTCGTGGCTAAGCACAGAACGCCACGAATCTCACGAATCGACACGAATCACACGCCCAGCAGCACAGCGACCCAAATCGAACGGCCTGAGCCGCATAACGGAAGGTTTTTAAGACACCGCCCTAAACGAAGCGAGCGATGCCTGAACTGCGAAAGATTGTACCAATGCCAAGGCCCGTTGCCAAAGAGCCAAGGTGTGCCGAAGGACTAGCGTAAAAACCATGTTGGGAGACTACGAGAGTCGGTCGAGGCCCCTTAGTATCTGGTTATGAGCCTCTTCGTTGGGAAGCACAGCAGATAGTCCAGATTCGTACGCGGATCTCGCATCGTGCAATGCCCCGTTGGCGACGAGTGCATCGCCTAGATCAGCCCAGCAGTCCGGAAACTCGCGGTAAACGTCCAGAGCACGACGATACGCAAAGATTGCATTGGGCCATAAGTTGGAACGAGCAAAACACACGCCGACAATATGCCATGATTCATGGTCGTCTGGTTCAAGCTCGACTATGCGTTCAAATTTTGAGCGAGCCTCTTCGGCTTCGTTGGCGTCCAGCAACGCGTGGCCCCAGCTCCAGAGATTCTCAGTGTCGTCAGGTCGAGCCAAGGCAGTCGCCCTGCATTGTGCGATTCGATCGTCGCTCATTCGGATTCTGTCGCCCAACGCAAGGTTTTTACGACACCGCTTCTCTCCGAAGTCAAAAAGTGCCGCAACAGAAGTCAGTTTACCAAAAAGAAACCACGTTGCCAAAGAGGCGGTGTCCACGGCGTGGCAAACGAATACGCGACAACGGAGCGAACGAACATAACAAACCGAACGATACTCTAACGACGAAGACGTGGCTTTGCGTAAAAACCATGTTAGGCGTCGCTTGAATTGGTGCCAGCGTTGAGCATCGCGAGAGCGGTAGTGGCGAGCATGCTATCAGGGAAAAGTTCAAGGCATCGTTCGTAGTATTTGCGAGCGTTAGCACCATCGCCGGCTTGTGCGTAACAAAATGCGGCGTTTGCCATCGCCATTTCGCGGTAACTGGCCGAAGAAGGAGAAAGCAGCAGGAACGCGCGATAGTCGTCAAGCCATCGTTTGGATTCAAAGAAATCAAAACTGCGGAGAAAGTGAGGAATAGCATCAGCGAATTGCTGACTCCGTACCAATGCGACCCCAGCCCGATGATCGTGGGGAATTGACCGAAGGGCGAAGCGTAGAACAAAGAATGCCGCTGCACCGTAGATCATTCCATCGCGGGCGAAGCATGAGAAACCAGCACACACGAAAAGCGCAAGAACGGCGAGATTTGGGATTGAGCCAAGGATCGAAGCTTGGCGGATCATCGGTGTCTTTGCCATTCGACTGCGACGCCTAACGGAAGGTTTTTACGACACCGCCCTGAACGAAGCGAACGATGTCTGAACTACGGAAGATTCTACCACCAGAGGGAGGCTTGAACAAACGACAGCGGTGTGCCGAAGGCCTAGCGTAAAAACCATGTTGTGCGGCCCTAAGCGTTGGCAAGACGGCCTGAACACCAACCGTCGTAGTCGAATGCGTCGGGATTAGCGAGCAATTCGCGCGAACGTTGTTGCCACGTACGGATGTCGGCGTGCGAATAGTTGTCGCCATTCGCAATCATTCCGTCGATTATGGGGCGAGGCCGATCACGAAAACCGGTGCGAACGGAATGCCCAACCATGAAGTACAGCAATGACAGGAAGAACCGTCGTTTGGGGCAGGAGTCATCCGCAGCAAGCGAGAAATACAGACGCTCGTCACCCAGCCAAGTCAGCGCGAGATCAAAGTCGGTGTGGGGAATCTCGGAATCGGCATCAAGTGCCCATTCGCGTAGCTCGGCGGTTGATGGATTCCACGGTTGTTTCATGCTGGAATTATGGAAGGCTAGAGCCGTACAACGGAAGGTTTTTACGACACCGCCCTGAACGAAGCGAGCGATGCCTGAACTACCAAAGATTGTACCAATGCCAAGGCTCGTTGCCAAAGAGCCAAGGTGTGCCGAAGGACCCAGCGTAAAAACCATGTTGTGTGCCACTGAAGCGGCATTAATCGCAGTCTTCATGAAAACGCAAGCCACCGCACGAAACGCATTGAAAAACGTAGTAGGTGAGCGATCCGAAATCATTGCTGCCAATGGAATCCCAGTCTGGTGCTTGAAACCAGTCCGCGATGGCGTCCGCAGGAGATTCGGAGTCCGGAAGCGCGCCTGCGGGGAGCGAACCGAGAAATGCACACGGGCGTTTGCAGCAGAATTGCCAGCGTTCGCCCTGCCATGAGTAGTAATCCGGCGTCCGAATGATCTCGAACAGATACTCCGAGTCGACCTGGACATGGAACCACGTTTCGTCGGGGAAGTTTGGATCAACGGGTTGCGGAATAAGTTTGTAGTCGCCGAGAACAGGTGGATTGCCGAGTGGAAGCCCGTGAGTACGGCCCAACCGAGCATCCTCTACCCGCACCATCCCGAGTTCCGTGTCGACAGTGTGGTCAACCTTGCCACCGCGAAAACACTGGTAACAAGCGTCACAGAATCGAATTGTTGCTGGCATACTGCAGACGCAACACGTACCAGCGGGATCGGTTCGGGCGTGGGCCACTGGGGCCTTGAACAACGGGAACGGCATGCCAAGGTCGTCAAACGTTTCCATGAATGATTAACTCGTGGCACACAACGGACGGTTTTTACGACACCGCCCTAGACGAAGCGAGCGAGTCTGAACTACGAGAAATTGTACCAATGCCAGCCCGCGCTGCAAAACGACGAAGGTATGCCGAAGGCCTAGCGTAAAAACCATGTTAGCCGCCGCGGGCCACACCGTTTTCGTCGAACGCCCCAAAACGTGCAACCCATCCGTCGTCGGTGAATTGTTCACTGTGCAAGCCGTCGCTGGCGTCTGCAATGTTGGTGCCATCCACGATTACGGCGATGCCGTCATCAGCGTCATGGGATTCAACGAGTCCAAACAGAAAGTCGTGCAAGCCAGTGTCAACAGACGATAGCACGCAATCACGGACGACAGCCTGAACGTCGTCTGGCAATTCGGAGAGCCGACGTTGAAGGTCAAGAAACGCGGGAGCTTTGTGCTGTTGGGCCGCGAGTCGATCAAAGTGGTCAATTGCGTTATCACGCAACTGGCGAATTAAGAGAGCACCGAATTTGTCGACGGCTGGTTGTGCCATAAATCTAGCGGCGGCTAACGGAAGGTTTTTACGACACCGCCCTGAACGAAGCGAGCGATGTCTGAATTACAGGGAATTGTAGCAAGGCCAGCCCGCGTTGGCAAAGTTGGAAGGTGTGCCGAAGGCCTAGCGTAAAAACCATGTTGTGCGTCTCTTGGACTAGCGAAAACGCATTCATTGCAGCAGATAAACAGACGACCGCGAAACATTCGTGCAGATTCGTGTAATTCGTGGCCAAACACAGAACGCCACGAATCTCACGAATCGACACGAATCACATACCCAGCAGCACGGCGACCCTAATCGTACGGCCTGAGACGCCCAACGGAAGGTTTTTGCGACACCGCTATTAACGAAGCGTTGGAGCTTGAATCACGAGAAGCTAATGATACGCCAGCCCCGCTTGAAGTGCAAAGGAAGGTGTGCCCGAAGGGCCTAGCGTAAAAACCATGTTGTCGGTCATTCACTGCTGCTGAAATCGCGTTCGTCAAAGATACGGGCGCTATGAAACACCGCGAGAATATCGACTCTGCGGTCGGCCACGCGATATATGATGCGGTAGTTGCCTTGGAGTACCTCGCGCAGATCCTCGCGGCCAATCTCCGGAACGACCTCGCCGGAAAACGGGAATTGTCGCAATCGTCCAACGGATAGCCGCAGTTTTCGTACGTAGGCAGACGCCGTAGCTGGCGCGTCACGGGCAATGTGAGCACGAACAGCACGGAGGTCTTCGCGAGACTGCCGGGTCCAGTAAATTTTACTGGGCATCTTCGGCCTCAAGTTCGTCCATGAACTCGTCGTGTTCCATTACGTCGTCAGCATCGGCTTGGGCGATACCAAGTTCGATCTTGCGGAGGAGGTAAAGGCGGTCGATGACATCGTCAAGCGAGACATCGTCATCGAGGGTCTGAATTAGCGAAATAGCCTTTTCTTTGGTTGTCATAGAAAGTCCTTTGATTTATGACCGACAACGGAAGGTTTTTACGACACCCGCCCTGAACGAAGCGAACGATGTCTGAACTACGCCAAATTGTACCAAGGCCAGCCCGCGTGACCAACCAAGGAAGGTGTGCCGAAGGCCTAACGTAAAAACCATGTTACGCGACCGTTGATGTGGGTTCAGTGCCCCGTAGTGGATTGGTCTCGTCAAATATCGCGGGATCAGGCATCGCGTTGCGAAAGTAGCCCTCGAACACTAGTTGAAAACGATCACGCACGGAAGTGAGACCGTCGTCATCAATGTTGGAGATCACGAATCCGTCGTTGGGGTCGAGGTGACAACTGAAGAGCAGCATTACGTAGCTGAAGATGCGAAACACATCGCCATCCGGCGGGCGCGGAAGCCCATCACAGATCACGTAGAGCGACCATTCAAGTTTCCAGTACTCGTCGATGTCCCATCGGTGCGATTCGTGGAGGGTGTCTAGGAACGCACCCTGCCGCCAATGCGGGTTCTGAGAAGTGTTCTCGGCGATGATTCGACTTGGATTCACGTAACGATGAGGTCGCGTAACGGAAGGTTTTTACGACACCGCCGTTACCGAAGCGGTGGAGTTTGAATCACGAAAGATTGTACCAATGCCAGCGCCCGTTGCCAAACAAGCGAAGGTGTGCCGAAGGCCTAGCGTAAAAACCATGTTGTCGGTCACCGGCTATGTGCATTGCCACGTGAACATACGGGCGTCGCAAGTCAAACAGCGGAAAATGCAAACCTCGTGAAGCGACTCTGGTTCGAGAGTTATGTCGCCATACAATTCGTCGAAATCACCCTCCCAGCATTGCATTTCCCGACCCAGTTGAATGGATCGTTCGTATGATTCGGGAAAACCGAGGTATTCACAGAAGTCTCCACAGCAATGCGGCCAGTCCTCGCCCTGCAGAAACAGAGGAAAGGTGGGAGTGCGTCGATACTCGTCGCAAATCGAAACCATTTTGCCGACACGTTCGTCCGGCGCGAGTGTGCCCCTGGGGAATTGTTGATTCACGAATTGCTGGACGATCCGTTCGCCCGGACGCACCAAGAATCTCCGAAGGGGCGTACGGCGAATGCACTCAGTACAGAGGTTTTCACTGTAGTCAGATTCGATTGTCCACTCGTCAGTGTCAATTGCGCATTCGATGGGAAATAGCTGGGACTCCGAATTGCAAAGTACGCACGAACCCATGCGGGCAGTAGTCGCAATCGCGTCAGAAATGTAGCGGAATAAACTACCCATCTAGGTGACCGACAACGGAAGGTTTTACGACACCGCCCTAAACGAAGCGAGCGATGTCTGAACTACGAGAGATTGTACCACCGTCAAGGCCCGTTGCCAAAGAGCCAAGGTGTGCCCGAAGGGCCTCAGCGTAAAAACCATGTTGTCGGACCGGCGCGTCGATCTAGCAGTTAACCCCGGGCAGGCGAACCCGAAAAGTGTCGCAGAACGTTGCGAGCAGCATGCCGTACCGACCGGCACCGAGAGACGCGACAGTGATTAGCGGGTCGGCGAACGAGGGAAACGCATTGGCCCCAGCAGCGGAGCATTCGTTGTCAGCGAATGACGCGGTGAATTGCCACGAGACGCCATCGTCGATGTCGTACCCAAGGTCCATCGGTGTGTAATCAGGCCGCCAGCGCCAAACGTCAAGAAGATCGAGCGCGTTGCGAAATGCGTCCAATTGCAAGTCGTCAACGTCGATGCCGGTCACGTGCGTGTTGCGAAACGTGTCGAAGTGGCGGAATGCGTCGTCACCTGTGAACCGAAGTTGCCCGGACTGCAGTTGCCACGTGTATTGACCGCCGAAACAGTGGTCTTCGGCGAGCGTAAATGTCGGCTGCGTGCTCAATTGGTTTAGGTCCGACAACGGAAGGTTTTTACGACACCGCCCTGAACGAAGCGAACGATGTCTGAACTGCGAGAGATTCTACCACCAGAGGGAGGCTTGAACAAACGACAGCGGTGTGCCGCAGGCCTAGCGTAAAAACCATGTTGTCTGACATTGTGCCGCGAGAAGAGTTGCAAGCTAACGGTTAGCTCTCCATCGAAACGCCGTCAACGTCTCCATTCTCATCGAATTCAACGCAAATAACGTATTGGGTCACGTCGTCTGGCAAGGTGAAATCAAAGGTGTCGATGCCATCATCGTCAATCTCATCATTCTCATCGCAGCCCCAATGTTTCTTGAATACGAGAGCGTCCAAGACCTGCGTTGCGGTTGGTTGGGAAACGCCGCAGTGCTTGAGCCAGTATTCGTCGCCCAACTCATCAAGGTGATGCGAAACAAATAGTGTCGCGCCATGTGCGTCCGCAAGCGTTCCATGAGCGCGGCGGATGGCGTCGATTGCGGCTTTGTGTCGGCGTTCGATCTCGTCGGGGGAAACAGTCACGGATGTGTGCCAATCGAGTGATCTATGTCAGACAACGGAAGGTTTTTGCGACACCGCCCTAAACGAAGCGAACGATATATGAACTACGAGAAGTGTACCAAAGCCATGGCCCGTTGCCAAAGAGCCAAGGTGTGCCGAAGGCCTCAGCGTAAAACCCATGTTGTCCGCCGGGCACCGTCGAGCGGTATCCATGTTCTACGAGGCTTGATCCTCTTGGCGCGATGGCATAAAGCCTTGATTCATGAGTTCAGTAAGGCGTTTAAGATGCTCGTAGCCGCGTTCTATCGAGTCACCAAGATGTCCAAGTTCACGATTGGCATTATCTGGAGCGGACTCACGATCGTGAAGGAAAGACGAGAAGTGTTCGAGATTCCAATGCATGTATGTGGTGAGGCGTTCCAAATGATAATCCGCAGGTGGCAGCTTGCCACTTGCTTGGTCAAGCGGATGCTGGCCGGGCGGTTGGAGCGGTTTCGATGGCATACGATTCGAGCGGACAACGGAAGGTTTTTACGACACCGCCCCAAACGAAGCGAACGATGCCTGAACTACTGGGAATTGTACCAACGGAGGGTGGCTTGAACAAACGACAGCGGTGTGCCGAAGGCCTAGCGTAAAAACCATGTTATCCGTCCGCCGCGTTGGGGCTACGCGCTGCTGTCGTCCGGGTTGGTAAAGAAATAGAGATGGCAACCGAATGTAGAATCGAGTTTTGTTATCCGACCGTTTGTCTCCAATTGGGACAAGTGTTGCTGGGCTATGTCCACGTCGGAGAAATGATGGAACTCAGGGAGTGACTCTGCGAGCAGGTGTAATCGCCAAGCGTCAAAACCGTCAAATCGCTGATCGGGGCCAAAGTCGAAATCGACCGTGTGGCCACCGAACTCAAGTCGGCATCCGATGCCATGGAATGAGTAAGTGATGTTGCGGTCCGCGTCCAGAACTCCGCGCTGGGGAATGGCGTGGCCGTCTTCAGTATCGGTCGAGTCGGGTGGTAGTAATGAACGGCGCCATGCGCGAAGCAGGTGGCCCCGAACACCAAGGTTGGTGCGGAATAGAGCGATGGCCTCGGCGACGTGCCGCTGATACGTGTGGATGAGCGGAATAATGGCGGAGTCCATATTCGACTCGGAGCGGATAACGGAAGGTTTTTACGACACCGCCCTAAACGAAGCGGACGATGTCTGAACTGCGGAAGATTCTACCACCGGAGGGATGCTTGAACAAACGACAGCGGTGTGCCGAAGGCCTAGCGTAAAAACCATGTTATGTGCCACCACGCGATGGTGGAAGATCGTTGATGGTCACAAACCCAGCCCACCATGGAATCGCCTCGGATTCGAGGTCAGCCACCGCGCGTCCGATGGAGTTGTCCACGTGGTCAACGTATTTGCATCGGTAGGATTCTTGGCCTCGCAGCCATCGGGCATTGGGCACGCAAGGCGTCCAGTCGTCGTCAGGAACTGCCATGACGCCGTAGCAGATCGTGATTGTGTTGGATCGCAT harbors:
- a CDS encoding CbrC family protein — its product is METFDDLGMPFPLFKAPVAHARTDPAGTCCVCSMPATIRFCDACYQCFRGGKVDHTVDTELGMVRVEDARLGRTHGLPLGNPPVLGDYKLIPQPVDPNFPDETWFHVQVDSEYLFEIIRTPDYYSWQGERWQFCCKRPCAFLGSLPAGALPDSESPADAIADWFQAPDWDSIGSNDFGSLTYYVFQCVSCGGLRFHEDCD
- a CDS encoding DUF6896 domain-containing protein, with protein sequence MDSAIIPLIHTYQRHVAEAIALFRTNLGVRGHLLRAWRRSLLPPDSTDTEDGHAIPQRGVLDADRNITYSFHGIGCRLEFGGHTVDFDFGPDQRFDGFDAWRLHLLAESLPEFHHFSDVDIAQQHLSQLETNGRITKLDSTFGCHLYFFTNPDDSSA
- a CDS encoding tetratricopeptide repeat protein; translated protein: MSDDRIAQCRATALARPDDTENLWSWGHALLDANEAEEARSKFERIVELEPDDHESWHIVGVCFARSNLWPNAIFAYRRALDVYREFPDCWADLGDALVANGALHDARSAYESGLSAVLPNEEAHNQILRGLDRLS
- a CDS encoding tetratricopeptide repeat protein; the encoded protein is MANAAFCYAQAGDGANARKYYERCLELFPDSMLATTALAMLNAGTNSSDA
- a CDS encoding DUF2004 domain-containing protein; translated protein: MTVSPDEIERRHKAAIDAIRRAHGTLADAHGATLFVSHHLDELGDEYWLKHCGVSQPTATQVLDALVFKKHWGCDENDEIDDDGIDTFDFTLPDDVTQYVICVEFDENGDVDGVSMES
- a CDS encoding CbrC family protein, translated to MGSLFRYISDAIATTARMGSCVLCNSESQLFPIECAIDTDEWTIESDYSENLCTECIRRTPLRRFLVRPGERIVQQFVNQQFPRGTLAPDERVGKMVSICDEYRRTPTFPLFLQGEDWPHCCGDFCEYLGFPESYERSIQLGREMQCWEGDFDELYGDITLEPESLHEVCIFRCLTCDARMFTWQCT
- a CDS encoding type II toxin-antitoxin system RelE/ParE family toxin produces the protein MPSKIYWTRQSREDLRAVRAHIARDAPATASAYVRKLRLSVGRLRQFPFSGEVVPEIGREDLREVLQGNYRIIYRVADRRVDILAVFHSARIFDERDFSSSE
- a CDS encoding Imm41 family immunity protein, which translates into the protein MNPSRIIAENTSQNPHWRQGAFLDTLHESHRWDIDEYWKLEWSLYVICDGLPRPPDGDVFRIFSYVMLLFSCHLDPNDGFVISNIDDDGLTSVRDRFQLVFEGYFRNAMPDPAIFDETNPLRGTEPTSTVA